The following are encoded together in the Salvelinus alpinus chromosome 29, SLU_Salpinus.1, whole genome shotgun sequence genome:
- the LOC139559064 gene encoding eomesodermin-like isoform X1, producing the protein MQLENILPSASTINLPNTFYNLSSSDSANNSPGPLQIEYQEVDRTESEPSNGPNKYLSGVGNAMMGEGEGNAFTGTKAAPDGRKSSPVLGEDDQSTGRRYHIDELGSDRYFISSSQTSSDVANQCSLFPYAGQTGTMYSGSNGSRYSSLHYGSVLPPAGFSSSVCPSRSQFGSSYQFGQGPGCLYPSYPGTGSGIGSMALPGSTPGTRAQVYLCNRPLWLKFHRFQTEMIITKQGRRMFPFLSFNITGLNLTAHYNVFVEVVLADPNHWRFQGGKWVTCGKADNNMQGNKMYVHPESPNTGAHWMRQEISFGKLKLTNNKGANNNNTQMIVLQSLHKYQPRLHIVEVTEEGVEDIGSDAKTQTFTFPENQFIAVTAYQNTDITQLKIDHNPFAKGFRDNYDSMYTAPEGDRLTPSPTASPRSHQIVPGARYAMQPFFQDQFVNNLPQNRFYTGERAVPQTNSLLSPQAEDAGASSAQRWFVTPVQQSGSNKLDLSYDQDYSASSLLSYGIKPLPLQTSHALSYYPDSAFASMAAGWGTRSTYQRKMTTGLPWSPRPSPPAFTDDQLAVSKDKLPDESTAASTWVETSHSLKSVDSTDSGVYSMVCKRRRMSPGGSSTENSPTIKCENLTTTEEYNKDNPKGMGYYAFYTSP; encoded by the exons ATGCAGCTGGAGAATATTCTTCCCAGCGCATCAACCATCAACTTACCCAATACTTTTTATAACCTCTCGTCGTCAGATAGTGCAAATAATAGCCCGGGGCCATTGCAGATCGAATATCAAGAAGTTGACCGGACGGAATCCGAACCAAGTAACGGTCCCAATAAATATTTGAGCGGAGTGGGGAACGCCATGATGGGTGAGGGAGAGGGCAATGCCTTCACCGGGACTAAAGCTGCCCCAGACGGAAGAAAAAGCTCACCGGTCCTCGGTGAAGACGACCAGTCCACTGGCCGGCGGTACCACATAGATGAACTTGGCTCTGACAGATACTTTATCTCGTCCTCACAGACGAGCTCCGATGTGGCAAATCAGTGTTCCCTCTTTCCATACGCAGGACAAACTGGGACAATGTACAGCGGGTCAAATGGATCCAGGTATTCTTCCCTTCATTACGGATCGGTCCTGCCACCGGCAGGCTTTTCATCCTCCGTGTGCCCTAGCCGGAGTCAGTTTGGCAGTAGCTACCAATTCGGCCAGGGTCCAGGTTGCCTGTACCCCTCCTATCCGGGAACGGGTTCAGGTATCGGTTCCATGGCTCTCCCGGGGTCCACACCGGGAACGAGGGCTCAAGTTTATCTCTGCAACCGGCCCCTGTGGCTCAAGTTTCACCGATTCCAGACGGAGATGATCATCACGAAACAGGGCAG GCGGATGTTTCCATTTCTCAGTTTCAACATCACTGGACTTAACTTGACGGCGCATTATAACGTGTTTGTTGAGGTCGTGTTGGCCGATCCAAATCACTGGCGATTTCAAGGAGGAAAGTGGGTTACTTGCGGGAAAGCAGACAACAACATGCAAG GTAACAAGATGTATGTTCATCCTGAATCCCCGAACACTGGAGCTCATTGGATGAGGCAAGAGATCTCCTTCGGCAAACTGAAGCTGACCAACAACAAGGGGGCAAACAATAACAACACACAG atgATTGTCTTGCAGTCTCTGCACAAATACCAGCCTCGGCTGCACATCGTGGAGGTCACCGAAGAGGGAGTGGAGGACATAGGCAGTGATGCCAAGACACAGACCTTCACTTTCCCAGAGAACCAGTTCATTGCAGTCACTGCCTACCAGAACACAGAT ATCACACAGCTTAAAATCGACCACAACCCCTTTGCTAAAGGCTTCAGAGACAACTATGACTC GATGTACACAGCCCCAGAGGGTGACAGGCTGACCCCATCCCCGACAGCCTCCCCTCGCTCTCACCAGATTGTGCCGGGTGCCCGCTATGCCATGCAGCCCTTCTTCCAGGACCAGTTTGTCAACAACCTGCCACAGAACCGCTTCTACACTGGGGAGCGGGCCGTGCCCCAGACAAacagtctcctctccccccagGCTGAGGATGCCGGGGCCAGCTCGGCTCAGCGCTGGTTCGTCACCCCAGTCCAGCAGTCGGGCTCCAACAAGCTTGACCTATCCTACGACCAGGACTACTCAGCCAGCAGTCTGCTGTCCTACGGCATCAAGCCCCTGCCCCTCCAGACCTCCCACGCCCTCAGCTACTACCCCGACTCGGCCTTCGCCTCAATGGCAGCCGGCTGGGGCACCAGAAGCACTTACCAGAGAAAGATGACCACAGGCCTGCCCTGGTCCCCTCGGCCCAGCCCCCCAGCCTTCACAGACGACCAACTGGCTGTTAGCAAAGACAAGCTGCCTGATGAGAGCACCGCAGCCTCCACTTGGGTAGAGACGTCCCACTCGCTGAAATCTGTGGACTCTACCGATTCGGGCGTGTACTCCATGGTCTGCAAGAGACGCCGTATGTCACCTGGTGGGTCGAGCACGGAGAACTCCCCCACCATCAAGTGTGAGAACTTGACCACAACGGAAGAGTACAACAAAGACAACCCCAAAGGCATGGGCTACTATGCCTTTTACACGAGCCCCTAA
- the LOC139559064 gene encoding eomesodermin-like isoform X2 produces the protein MYSGSNGSRYSSLHYGSVLPPAGFSSSVCPSRSQFGSSYQFGQGPGCLYPSYPGTGSGIGSMALPGSTPGTRAQVYLCNRPLWLKFHRFQTEMIITKQGRRMFPFLSFNITGLNLTAHYNVFVEVVLADPNHWRFQGGKWVTCGKADNNMQGNKMYVHPESPNTGAHWMRQEISFGKLKLTNNKGANNNNTQMIVLQSLHKYQPRLHIVEVTEEGVEDIGSDAKTQTFTFPENQFIAVTAYQNTDITQLKIDHNPFAKGFRDNYDSMYTAPEGDRLTPSPTASPRSHQIVPGARYAMQPFFQDQFVNNLPQNRFYTGERAVPQTNSLLSPQAEDAGASSAQRWFVTPVQQSGSNKLDLSYDQDYSASSLLSYGIKPLPLQTSHALSYYPDSAFASMAAGWGTRSTYQRKMTTGLPWSPRPSPPAFTDDQLAVSKDKLPDESTAASTWVETSHSLKSVDSTDSGVYSMVCKRRRMSPGGSSTENSPTIKCENLTTTEEYNKDNPKGMGYYAFYTSP, from the exons ATGTACAGCGGGTCAAATGGATCCAGGTATTCTTCCCTTCATTACGGATCGGTCCTGCCACCGGCAGGCTTTTCATCCTCCGTGTGCCCTAGCCGGAGTCAGTTTGGCAGTAGCTACCAATTCGGCCAGGGTCCAGGTTGCCTGTACCCCTCCTATCCGGGAACGGGTTCAGGTATCGGTTCCATGGCTCTCCCGGGGTCCACACCGGGAACGAGGGCTCAAGTTTATCTCTGCAACCGGCCCCTGTGGCTCAAGTTTCACCGATTCCAGACGGAGATGATCATCACGAAACAGGGCAG GCGGATGTTTCCATTTCTCAGTTTCAACATCACTGGACTTAACTTGACGGCGCATTATAACGTGTTTGTTGAGGTCGTGTTGGCCGATCCAAATCACTGGCGATTTCAAGGAGGAAAGTGGGTTACTTGCGGGAAAGCAGACAACAACATGCAAG GTAACAAGATGTATGTTCATCCTGAATCCCCGAACACTGGAGCTCATTGGATGAGGCAAGAGATCTCCTTCGGCAAACTGAAGCTGACCAACAACAAGGGGGCAAACAATAACAACACACAG atgATTGTCTTGCAGTCTCTGCACAAATACCAGCCTCGGCTGCACATCGTGGAGGTCACCGAAGAGGGAGTGGAGGACATAGGCAGTGATGCCAAGACACAGACCTTCACTTTCCCAGAGAACCAGTTCATTGCAGTCACTGCCTACCAGAACACAGAT ATCACACAGCTTAAAATCGACCACAACCCCTTTGCTAAAGGCTTCAGAGACAACTATGACTC GATGTACACAGCCCCAGAGGGTGACAGGCTGACCCCATCCCCGACAGCCTCCCCTCGCTCTCACCAGATTGTGCCGGGTGCCCGCTATGCCATGCAGCCCTTCTTCCAGGACCAGTTTGTCAACAACCTGCCACAGAACCGCTTCTACACTGGGGAGCGGGCCGTGCCCCAGACAAacagtctcctctccccccagGCTGAGGATGCCGGGGCCAGCTCGGCTCAGCGCTGGTTCGTCACCCCAGTCCAGCAGTCGGGCTCCAACAAGCTTGACCTATCCTACGACCAGGACTACTCAGCCAGCAGTCTGCTGTCCTACGGCATCAAGCCCCTGCCCCTCCAGACCTCCCACGCCCTCAGCTACTACCCCGACTCGGCCTTCGCCTCAATGGCAGCCGGCTGGGGCACCAGAAGCACTTACCAGAGAAAGATGACCACAGGCCTGCCCTGGTCCCCTCGGCCCAGCCCCCCAGCCTTCACAGACGACCAACTGGCTGTTAGCAAAGACAAGCTGCCTGATGAGAGCACCGCAGCCTCCACTTGGGTAGAGACGTCCCACTCGCTGAAATCTGTGGACTCTACCGATTCGGGCGTGTACTCCATGGTCTGCAAGAGACGCCGTATGTCACCTGGTGGGTCGAGCACGGAGAACTCCCCCACCATCAAGTGTGAGAACTTGACCACAACGGAAGAGTACAACAAAGACAACCCCAAAGGCATGGGCTACTATGCCTTTTACACGAGCCCCTAA